TCCGCTTATAAACTTGATTGTATCCATATATCTATACATGCTCTTCATTCTAGAAGATGCAGTACCTAATATAAAAGTTATTATAAAAAAGGGTATTGCCATCCCCATGGAATATATAAAAAGCAAAAATGCTCCTCTAACTACTGTTGCCTGATTCCCAGCCAGTATCAGGACTGATGATAATATAGGTCCTATACACGGGGTCCAACCAAAGCTAAATGCCATCCCTATCAACAACGACTTTGTAACTTTAGGAGCAGTATTGCCTATGGAGGCATCAGCCCTTTTTTCGTAATTGAGAAACTTTATATTTATAATACCGGTCTGATGTATCCCTAATATGATGATTACTATTGCCCCTATTTTCCTTATTATCTCATTGTGTCTAGTTAGAAAAGCACCTATCATCCCTGCAGTAGCCCCCATCAAAATAAAAATTACGGTAAAACCTGCTATAAATGCTATAGAATTGATCAGCAAAGTATTTTTCCTTTTTGCACCTGATACCTCCATATTGCCTGCGAGATAAACTATATATACTGGTATCAAGGGAAGTACGCAAGGTGATAGAAATGATATTATCCCTTGTATAAACACAATTATGGCTGATATATCCGTATTCATATGCAACACCTGCCTCCAATCTATTTTATGCGTTATTCATTTAATATACCCCCGGGGACTATATATAAAACAAAAAAGTCAACAAAAAAACGAGGGTTCAATTATAATTCCCTCGCCTTTTTATCTTTTTAATATTTTATTCTACCTTAAATTTATCCACGATGTTCTGGAGCTCTGCAGCCATATCCGAAAGCACACTGGCCGAGGATACTATCTCCTGTAATCCTGCAGTCTGTTCCTCTACTGCTGCGGATACTTCCTGACTTCCTGTAGAGAATTGTTTTGAAATAACGGCGATATTGCTCACAATCTCATCCACATCGTTCAATTGCTCTACCATCTGTTCTATCTCTTTGGATATCTCCTTTACTTCTGCATCTACATCCCCAAAGGTTGCATTTATCTCTTTAAATGAACCTGCAACATCTTCTGCTGCCTTTTCTCCTTCCTGTATCTCCTGTACGCCTTCCTGCATACTCGAGCTGACTCTCTTTGTATCCGACTGTATCTCTTTTACAAGATCGGATATCTTCTCGGCAGATTGTCTTGAACCTTCTGCAAGCTTTCTAACCTCTTGAGCCACCACTGCAAAACCTCTTCCATGTTCTCCGGCCCGAGCGGCCTCTATAGACGCATTTAGAGACAAAAGATTGGTTTGTTCAGCTATATTGCCTATTACATAAATGATTTCACCAATGTCCATAGACTTTTTATTCAGCTCTTCTAGAGCTTGTGCTGTAAAATCTATTTTCTCTTTTATAGTATTCATCTGTTCTATCAGTATCTTGGTCCTTTTATCTCCGCTATCGGCGGCTTTTAGTGCTTTCCCTGCTGAATCTGTTATCTCCTTGGATCTCTGCTCTATTTGGCCTGAACCTTTTACCATGTGGCTGATATTTTCTGCCGCATTGCCGGTCTTTTCCGATTGTTCTACCGCACCACTGGCCATCTGTTGTACA
This is a stretch of genomic DNA from Clostridia bacterium. It encodes these proteins:
- a CDS encoding cytochrome c biogenesis protein CcdA, which codes for MNTDISAIIVFIQGIISFLSPCVLPLIPVYIVYLAGNMEVSGAKRKNTLLINSIAFIAGFTVIFILMGATAGMIGAFLTRHNEIIRKIGAIVIIILGIHQTGIINIKFLNYEKRADASIGNTAPKVTKSLLIGMAFSFGWTPCIGPILSSVLILAGNQATVVRGAFLLFIYSMGMAIPFFIITFILGTASSRMKSMYRYMDTIKFISGILLIVLGIMVYTNYFFRLASIG